In Vibrio lentus, a single genomic region encodes these proteins:
- a CDS encoding YfcL family protein: protein MIIEFEEKLLEVIDARIENASDDELFAGGYLRGHISLSVASCEEDGIEDLAEVKLRIEKSLEDARSELTPADRTIVNDLWVELQNQA from the coding sequence ATGATTATCGAATTTGAAGAAAAACTACTTGAAGTAATTGATGCTCGCATTGAAAACGCATCAGATGATGAACTGTTTGCTGGTGGTTACTTACGTGGTCATATTTCTCTTTCAGTGGCTTCATGTGAAGAAGACGGCATTGAAGACTTAGCAGAAGTGAAATTGCGTATTGAGAAGAGCCTAGAAGACGCACGTTCTGAATTGACGCCAGCCGATCGTACGATCGTTAATGACCTTTGGGTTGAGCTGCAAAACCAAGCTTAA
- a CDS encoding NADPH-dependent FMN reductase, with protein sequence MKVIAFGASTSSTSINKTLATYAANLIEGAEVKVLNINDYNVPMFSEDTEKEIGQAEGAQAFLRDLAEADAFVISFAEHNGHYPAAYKNLFDWATRIERSVFGEKPAVYLATSPGPGGAQTVLGAATGSAPYFGGNVKASLSVPSFYDNFDFESGSISNEEIAAQIKDAIAKL encoded by the coding sequence ATGAAAGTTATCGCATTCGGCGCAAGCACCAGCTCTACCTCTATCAACAAAACTCTAGCAACTTACGCAGCTAACTTGATTGAAGGTGCTGAAGTCAAAGTTCTAAACATCAACGATTACAATGTTCCTATGTTCAGTGAAGACACTGAAAAAGAGATTGGCCAAGCGGAAGGCGCTCAAGCTTTTTTGCGTGACCTAGCAGAAGCGGACGCATTTGTTATCTCTTTCGCTGAGCACAACGGCCACTATCCTGCGGCGTACAAAAACCTATTTGATTGGGCGACACGTATTGAACGCTCAGTGTTTGGTGAGAAGCCTGCGGTTTACCTAGCGACATCACCAGGCCCAGGTGGCGCACAAACAGTACTTGGCGCAGCGACAGGTTCGGCTCCTTACTTTGGTGGTAACGTTAAGGCATCACTTTCAGTACCTAGCTTCTACGATAACTTTGATTTTGAGTCGGGTTCAATCAGCAACGAAGAGATTGCCGCTCAAATTAAAGACG
- a CDS encoding elongation factor P hydroxylase, with product MTHQYSDIIDIFNQTFYGSFNTKLELGADEPIYLPADDDIPHHRIVFARGFYASALHEIAHWCVAGPERRLLEDFGYWYEPDGRTESVQAEFEKVEIRPQAYEWIIATSAGFPFNVSCDNLHGDFEPDRLAFMNKVHSEVMGIFEVGLPPRVKMLSEALRSFYDVEPLCASQFIVK from the coding sequence ATGACGCACCAATATTCCGACATTATCGATATTTTTAATCAGACTTTTTATGGCAGCTTTAATACTAAATTAGAGTTAGGCGCAGATGAGCCTATTTACTTGCCTGCCGATGATGATATCCCACACCACAGAATTGTCTTCGCACGTGGCTTTTACGCTTCTGCGCTACACGAAATAGCGCACTGGTGTGTTGCTGGCCCTGAGCGTCGTTTATTGGAAGATTTTGGCTATTGGTATGAGCCAGATGGTCGCACTGAGTCGGTTCAAGCTGAGTTTGAAAAAGTAGAAATTCGCCCACAAGCGTATGAATGGATCATTGCGACGAGCGCAGGCTTTCCTTTTAATGTCAGCTGTGACAATCTACACGGCGATTTTGAGCCAGATCGTTTGGCCTTTATGAATAAAGTACACAGCGAAGTCATGGGTATCTTTGAAGTTGGCCTTCCGCCTCGCGTAAAAATGCTCTCTGAAGCATTGCGCAGCTTCTACGATGTAGAACCTTTATGTGCTAGCCAATTTATTGTGAAATAA